In the genome of Scyliorhinus torazame isolate Kashiwa2021f chromosome 27, sScyTor2.1, whole genome shotgun sequence, one region contains:
- the LOC140403318 gene encoding adhesion G protein-coupled receptor E3-like, protein MQPNIFPVLGFILCTLVGQCSAACPAGEEEKNGHCVVPDVCLSYKCPPASRCRNVRGPVCYCNQGFRLCLPHHNCTTGQAYCADVDECKMKRSHCGTGATCVNTIGGYCCVVNATSGKESSKICSQCEYNCYFNNKEVGVSNSMVSEQMCMSSCQMEALYKNMSRISKTSGKDGKCTQFLDNAENILMALVEVPSKRSEERKSMLDSEIVIRRQRKPQRPIRISAEGNSMEVDPIVFAGPASGRRIPTVALIVHKNMANILGNNTEVEEEIAKPIPPRMVLNSAVLTAVINSKLRTFRTHAVTFTFSHTKANKDNSRILCAYWNRTAQGKFWSPKGCELANSNETHTVCRTLHLSSFAVLLALKDLPDVFEVTVITYVGLSISLVCLLLAIATFVTCQSVTGLRRTIHIHLCLSLFVADLVFLIGISQTEYRVLCGFIAAILHYSFLSVFTWMFLEGIQLYLMVQVVFAPKVPFEKFIYWIGYGVPLLIVGVSAAINHEGYGTKSQCWLDTKNCFVCSFYVPALVISIINFLFLFKTLMRLKVELSNMMADRKKHRVFTLTAIGQSVILGSTWIFGAFYIQEATIPMMYIFTILNSFQGMFIFIMHCLMYKKVRDAYGRCLAKCFRKSHVWRPVSNSSFRTSFSQGKRSVQETESTTSGTVP, encoded by the exons GGTTTATACTCTGCACTCTTGTGGGTCAGTGCTCGGCCGCCTGCCCAGCCGGAGAAGAAGAGAAGAATGGACACTGTGTAG TTCCTGATGTGTGTCTTTCATACAAATGTCCGCCTGCTTCGAGATGTCGAAATGTCAGGGGACCAGTCTGCTACTGCAATCAGGGGTTTCGTTTATGTTTGCCACATCACAACTGTACGACTGGGCAAGCATACTGTGCAG ACGTGGACGAGTGCAAGATGAAGAGGTCACACTGTGGCACTGGTGCGACCTGCGTGAACACGATTGGAGGTTATTGCTGTGTAGTCAACGCGACAAGTGGGAAAGAGAGCAGCAAAATATGTTCAC AATGTGAATATAATTGCTATTTCAACAACAAGGAGGTTGGCGTTTCCAATTCGATGGTATCCGAACAAATG TGTATGAGCTCATGTCAAATGGAGGCTCTGTACAAGAACATGTCGAGGATCAGCAAGACATCAGGAAAGGACGGCAAATGTACTCAGTTCCTGGATAACGCGGAGAATATTCTGATGGCTCTCGTCGAAGTTCCATCGAAACGGAGTGAAGAACGAAAGTCAATGCTGGACTCTG AAATCGTAATAAGGCGTCAAAGGAAGCCTCAAAGGCCCATAAGGATATCGGCAGAGGGGAACTCCATGGaagttgatccaattgtatttgctGGCCCGGCATCTG GTAGACGGATTCCTACCGTTGCCTTAATTGTTCACAAAAACATGGCAAACATTTTGGGCAATAACACTGAAGTGGAAGAGGAAATCGCTAAACCTATTCCACCGAGGATGGTGCTGAATTCAGCTGTATTAACAGCAGTGATAAATAGCAAGTTGAGAACCTTTCGCACCCATGCAGTAACCTTCACCTTCAGTCATACCAAG GCAAATAAAGACAATTCAAGAATATTGTGTGCCTACTGGAATCGGACAGCGCAAGGAAAGTTCTGGTCTCCCAAAGGCTGCGAGTTGGCGAACTCGAACGAAACACATACCGTGTGCAGGACGCTTCACCTTTCCAGCTTTGCTGTACTGCTGGCTCTGAAG GATCTTCCAGACGTGTTTGAGGTTACTGTCATCACGTACGTTGGATTGAGcatctcgctggtgtgcctgctgcTGGCAATTGCCACCTTTGTCACTTGCCAGTCTGTGACAGGGTTAAGGCGGACCATCCACATTCACCTGTGCCTGAGCTTGTTTGTCGCCGATCTGGTCTTCCTGATCGGAATTTCGCAGACGGAGTATCGG GTTCTGTGTGGATTTATCGCAGCCATTCTCCACTACTCCTTTCTGTCAGTGTTCACCTGGATGTTTCTGGAAGGAATCCAGCTTTACCTGATGGTGCAGGTGGTCTTTGCCCCCAAGGTTCCTTTCGAGAAGTTCATTTACTGGATTGGCTACGGGGTTCCGCTTCTGATCGTGGGGGTTTCGGCAGCGATCAATCACGAAGGATATGGCACCAAATCGCA GTGTTGGCTTGACACGAAGAATTGCTTTGTCTGCAGTTTTTATGTGCCTGCCCTGGTGATCAGCATT ATCAATTTTCTCTTCCTCTTCAAAACATTAATGAGATTGAAAGTGGAGTTGTCAAACATGATGGCTGACAGGAAGAAGCACAG AGTATTTACCCTGACGGCCATTGGTCAGTCAGTCATCCTGGGCTCTACCTGGATTTTTGGGGCCTTTTACATCCAGGAAGCAACCATTCCAATGATGTACATCTTCACCATATTGAACAGCTTCCAGGGAATGTTCATCTTCATCATGCACTGCCTGATGTATAAGAAG GTGAGAGACGCCTATGGTCGGTGTTTGGCGAAGTGTTTCAGGAAATCACATGTATGGAGACCGGTTTCCAACTCCAGCTTTCGAACATCATTCAGCCAG